In a single window of the Cupriavidus basilensis genome:
- a CDS encoding DUF779 domain-containing protein yields MPAPQSPDAVQRVVATPAALALIERLRAQHGALMFHQSGGCCDGSAPMCYPDGDLIIGEADVCLGEIGGAKFYMTRAQFEYWQHTRLVIDVVPGSGGMFSLEGPTGLRFLTRSELFSDEEAARLEREPAP; encoded by the coding sequence ATGCCCGCCCCCCAGTCACCTGACGCCGTGCAGCGCGTCGTCGCCACGCCTGCCGCGCTGGCGCTGATCGAGCGCCTGCGCGCGCAGCACGGTGCGTTGATGTTCCACCAGTCGGGCGGCTGCTGCGACGGCAGCGCGCCGATGTGCTACCCGGACGGCGACCTGATCATTGGCGAGGCCGATGTCTGCCTCGGCGAGATCGGTGGCGCGAAGTTCTACATGACGCGTGCGCAGTTCGAGTACTGGCAGCACACGCGGCTGGTGATCGACGTGGTGCCGGGATCGGGCGGGATGTTTTCGCTGGAAGGGCCGACCGGGTTGCGGTTCCTGACGCGCTCCGAATTGTTCAGCGATGAAGAGGCGGCGCGGCTGGAGCGGGAGCCGGCGCCGTGA
- the adhP gene encoding alcohol dehydrogenase AdhP, giving the protein MTAMMKAAVVREFGTPLTIDEVPVPQPGRGQIQVKIEASGVCHTDLHAAEGDWPVKPTLPFIPGHEGVGYVSAVGAGVSRVKEGDRVGVPWLYSACGYCEHCLQGWETLCEKQQNTGYSVNGGYGEYVVADPNYVGLLPDSVGFVEIAPILCAGVTVYKGLKVTDTRPGQWVVISGIGGLGHVAVQYARAMGLRVAAVDIDDKKLELARKLGAEVTVNARTTDPVAFLQKEIGGAHGALVTAVSPKAFGQAIGMVRRGGTVALNGLPPGDFPTPIFDVVLKGITIRGSIVGTRSDLQESLDFAAHGAVKATVSTAPLEKINEIFTRMRAGDIEGRVVMDFAA; this is encoded by the coding sequence ATGACAGCGATGATGAAAGCCGCCGTGGTGCGGGAGTTCGGCACCCCGCTCACGATCGATGAAGTGCCCGTGCCGCAGCCCGGGCGCGGCCAGATCCAGGTCAAGATTGAAGCTTCCGGCGTATGCCACACCGACCTCCATGCCGCCGAAGGCGACTGGCCGGTCAAGCCGACCCTGCCCTTTATTCCCGGCCACGAAGGCGTGGGCTATGTCTCGGCGGTAGGCGCGGGCGTGAGCCGCGTGAAGGAAGGCGATCGCGTCGGCGTGCCCTGGCTGTATAGCGCCTGCGGCTACTGCGAGCACTGCCTGCAAGGTTGGGAAACCCTGTGCGAGAAGCAGCAGAACACCGGTTACTCGGTCAACGGCGGCTATGGCGAGTACGTGGTAGCCGATCCCAACTACGTGGGCCTGCTGCCGGACAGCGTGGGCTTCGTGGAGATTGCGCCAATCCTTTGCGCGGGCGTGACCGTCTACAAGGGCTTGAAGGTGACCGATACGCGGCCCGGCCAATGGGTTGTGATCTCCGGCATCGGCGGGCTTGGCCATGTGGCGGTGCAATATGCGCGCGCCATGGGGCTGCGCGTGGCGGCGGTGGATATCGACGACAAGAAGCTCGAACTCGCCCGCAAGCTGGGCGCCGAGGTCACGGTCAATGCGCGCACCACCGATCCCGTGGCGTTCCTGCAGAAGGAAATCGGCGGCGCGCACGGCGCGCTGGTGACGGCGGTTTCGCCCAAGGCGTTCGGCCAGGCGATCGGCATGGTCCGGCGCGGTGGCACGGTGGCGCTCAACGGCCTGCCGCCTGGAGACTTCCCCACCCCGATCTTCGACGTGGTGCTCAAGGGCATTACCATCCGCGGCTCCATCGTCGGCACCCGCAGCGACCTGCAGGAGTCGCTCGACTTCGCCGCGCATGGAGCGGTCAAGGCGACCGTGTCCACCGCGCCGCTGGAGAAGATCAACGAGATCTTCACGCGCATGCGCGCCGGCGATATCGAAGGCCGGGTCGTGATGGACTTTGCTGCTTGA